The nucleotide sequence AGTCGCTGAATTAGCCATCACTGAGTTCTGGCTTGTTGGCGAACTAGGGGAATAGTCATCAATTTCTATAGGAAATGGAGATAAATTGCCAGAAAGATTGTTAGGTTGCGGTTTTGAGGCTGGCAGCCATAACGAAGGCTCGCTTGAGTAAGGCATATTGTTAGTCGCCTGTTTGGGTTCCCGTACTTCTTTCATATTCATGGTATTCATGCCTTTTAAAAGGAGTAGCTTCGCTCCATTGATATTAAGCCGCCCTGCGAGTAAACGGTAGCCAGCTTTTACCGGTTCGCCTTCGCATCCCAATGCGCTATTTAAGATGGCTTCTCGTATCGCACGAAAATTAACAGGAAGTCCATGCTTAATCTGAAGGCTTGCCAACAAGGCAATGACTCCAGAAACGATAGGGGCGGCGTAGCTAGTCCCATTACTCAGAGTTATAGCATTACCAAGGTCTGCGGTTAGAATATTCTCGCCAGGTGCCAGTACGCCTTGAGTTTGGTATCGCTCATGCCAATTGCTAAATTCGAGAGGTAAGCCTTGGCTGTTCATTGCACCTACGGCCAATACCGAGGGTAAGGCGGCAGGAATTGATAGCGTATTGCGGCCTTCATTGCCAGTAGCCGCTACGATCACCACATCTTTAGCAAGGCAATCCTCAATGGCCGTAAGTAGTAAAGGATGGCCAACTCCTTCAGGAGAACGCTGCCCCAAGCTGATATTGATAATATTGGCTCCCGCCTGAATCGCCATCGAAATCGCTTGGGCCAGACCAACTTGTGAATAAGAGGCCAGCAAACCATTGGAGCCATCGCTAACGATGGGTATAACTAGGCCACGGCAGCCCGGCGCAATACCTTTAATTTGTGCGTTATGTTGGCCGAAAATGACGCTGGTAACTTGAGTGCCATGTCTTAACGCCTTACCCTTCCTAAGGTTTGGTATGACGGTGCTTGCTAAAGCGAGCTTTGATCCGATGAAAGCCGGATGAAAACGATCGATTGAGCCATCAAGAAGAGCGACACAAATACGAGGATCTCCAAGAGTTTCTTCCCATACTGTTCGAATGCCCGGAATTTCCGCAATATCGGTAACAGTATCTGTGCTGGTTTTTAGTTCCATGAGAGCACGGTAAGTACTAACTGTGCATAATTATCAAAAATTAAGCGTAAATTTTGCAAAAATTAAGCGTTGAGGAATAGATAGCGGGTTACCTGGTTCAGGTGACAGTTGACTGGATATTTCTTCATAATGAAAGTTTCTATCAAGTAAATTTTTGATTTCGAGGCTTAGAATGCCTTGCCGTTTAGGTAATCGATACCCGACAGCGGTGTCCACTAAGATAAATTTATTACTTCCAACAAAGAGTTCCCCTGTTTCATTGAAAGGAACTCCGTCTATTTTGGCCTTTTGGTAAACATAAGTTAGGCTAATTTCTCCAAAAACCCCAGAAGGGCTAAAGTACCGCACAATCAATGGCAATCTATTAGTGTCGACTTGATAAGCGCCAAATAAATGAAGATCAAATGGTAAATTAACTATGCCTTCTGCTGAGAAGCGATCAAATCGATATTCACTCCGAATAGCCCAATGAGGGTGAGGCGTCCAGTATAAATATCCTAAATATGCTTTTTCCCGTCCATCAAAGAAATCAAAGACGCCGCTGCTTGCATTAAAAATTGGTATTTGGAGATCGCGCTGAACCCCTTCTAACCCGCCATATACGCCATCAGCAAAACGAAAATCCAGCCCGATGCCTTGGCTTTCCGCTGTCGTTCCATTAGGTGCATCGAAGAATTGATTGAAGCCAGCAATTTGCGTGGGAGCTATAGTTTGTTGAACGATTAGCCTTGGTTTCAAGGTTTTGAAACTAGCCAGTCGCAGCCCAACATTTTCAGTTATAGCCCATTGTAATCCAAATTTAGGATTCAGTTGATCAATATCAAGAAACTGTTCTTTAGATTGTTTAAAGCTTACATACCCCAATCCTAAGGTCCAGATAATATTTTCTGGCACAGCAACATTAATATTAAAATATGCATCTTGCTCTTTTGCTGTTAACGCCCATTTTCCCTGATGATCTATATCGTAGATGCCTACACCTGTTGTCAAGTTAAATTGATCGGTATGAAACAAATGTTGAGCTTCTGTTTGGTAACCTTTATCCGTAACATTGTTTCCTTCATCACGGTCACTATAGAAGGCTGAAACAATAAAATCTGACTGAAACGAAGGTGAAAAATGGGCGCCAAGGCGGGCGATATCTTGTTGAGTCGTTGAATGAAATTCATTATCATAACTACCATCAGCCTTTAAGCTGAGATCGCCCATGCTGGTTTTCCGTCTTCGAAACTCTGCTTGTACATTGAGGTGTGTCGTGAGCGCGACCTGCGTGAAAAGATTAAATATATCGTGTTTCAAGTCGTTGTTTGCTCGAAAGCCTTCCGTTTCATAGTGAAACTGGCCCAAACTATATGAAATCGGACCTTGCAGGCCCGAGAGAACGATTTCGTCCGCGAGAGTGGTGTTGTTACCGGCAATTCCCGAAATTAAGACTTGTGTGCGATCCCGTTCGAACAAAGAGGTATATTCATTTAATGTCGAAGTATCAAATCCATTGATCATTCTCAAATTGGTTTCGTTGAGACTCGGCTGAACGGGGTTGATATTGAGGGGTTGCAAAAGCTGGGCCTGTAGCAATTCGCTGACCCTCGCGATTTCATGGCGCGGGCGGGTCGCATAACTATCCGAAAGAAAACGGTGCGCTGAGTAATTCGCTGGATTGAGGGTCAATGATTTCGACGCTTCAATTTGAGCGAGCTGATCAAAACCCAAGTCCTCGTAGACGCGCGCTAAGCTGGTGTCGCGCGTTGCCAAATCCTCGTCGAGTAACAGCTTTGACCGATAAATCGCCCGATTTTCATTCAATTCGATGGATTTCTGTAAATTCTGTACTGCCGCAACCGGGCGATTGACGCTTTGCAAACGAAGTGCCTCATAGAAATGAGGGGTAGGATCGCGGGGATCGAGCTGTTTGGCTTGGGCGAAATATTTTCGTGCCATGCGATCATCACGGATTTCAAAATAAGCTTTGCCAAGATAGCTGTTATAGAGTGAAACTTTCGGCTCCAGCAGGGTCGCCTTGCGCATTTCCTCAATGGCGGCAGCGGTCTGATTGCGCCGGAATAGGGCCAAGCCCAAGCCGAGGTGAGGTTCGCCGAGGGTCGAATCCTGGGCGATGGCTTCTTGAAACGCTCGATGGGCTTGGTGGGTACGGCCACGGGCCAGTTGCAAGAAACCCCAGGTGGAATTGACCAAGGCATCCCGTGGCGCGCGGTGCCGGGCTTTTTCAGCGACCTTGAGCGCTTCCTTGACTCGACCCATGCCGAACAGCAGGCGGCTTTCTTGAATCAAGGCTTGAGGGTTGTCGGGATCGAGCGCCACCGCTTGGCGGGCGGCCGCCAATGCGGCATCCAGCTTGAAGTCCGCTTGTTCGACCAAGCTCAAATTAAGATAGGCCGTGGGTGAGGAGGAATTGGCCGCTACCGCGCGTTCGGCGGCATCCCGCGCCTGCTCTTTGCGGTTTTGCACTAGAAAGATATTCGAGCGTAGCCCGTGGGCAAGAGCGGAGTGAGGATCGCG is from Candidatus Competibacteraceae bacterium and encodes:
- a CDS encoding PatA/PatG family cyanobactin maturation protease, with the protein product MELKTSTDTVTDIAEIPGIRTVWEETLGDPRICVALLDGSIDRFHPAFIGSKLALASTVIPNLRKGKALRHGTQVTSVIFGQHNAQIKGIAPGCRGLVIPIVSDGSNGLLASYSQVGLAQAISMAIQAGANIINISLGQRSPEGVGHPLLLTAIEDCLAKDVVIVAATGNEGRNTLSIPAALPSVLAVGAMNSQGLPLEFSNWHERYQTQGVLAPGENILTADLGNAITLSNGTSYAAPIVSGVIALLASLQIKHGLPVNFRAIREAILNSALGCEGEPVKAGYRLLAGRLNINGAKLLLLKGMNTMNMKEVREPKQATNNMPYSSEPSLWLPASKPQPNNLSGNLSPFPIEIDDYSPSSPTSQNSVMANSATTCNCGRNGSVQLVFALGKLGIEFETEARFDSIRNHMEKPDPKNEVDPNPYDPEQLLNHFTKNPWDAASVIWTLNLDAVPIYAIKPEGAFAQEAYKELRNFLNDQINNSVERVSVPGYIVGNIKLKNGQMIPVINPDLRGMYSWNTQELIEKVCAHAAANQEKSDRPSECKKRVENFIVRVYEELRNLGITPQDRAINYAASNALLVAEIFKEALQEGLEFGSSIVERSPVCRPESDCWDIKLTFFNPKKIFEEASKVYLLTVDVSDVVPVMVGRKRSWFVYVRP
- a CDS encoding tetratricopeptide repeat protein; its protein translation is MAWINLLLCVLLGPFRAAFAGDAGEIVSVVGSVEVRREGRWQPLKPGEILAVGAVLKTAAGSRVALQLANGSQIKLNANCELELKKIAPRESVTPAANTPLQNILRVFKGEIWVRSNGVPLEVQSMPVVATIRGTEFNLAVGADQVARLAVLDGMVEFHNPQGSVMVAANEQATAKVGEAPHKTVLLDPLDAVQWSLYYPGLVSHRDYALSSGEAPPAKDRSQNRSAGSDQQAWTLLEAGDVGAALAEFRQARPPTLMSSVGTAEALYRLDRFAEADRAIDETQQRYPRAALPWVQAARSALIRGRVPEAQQALDQALARDPHSALAHGLRSNIFLVQNRKEQARDAAERAVAANSSSPTAYLNLSLVEQADFKLDAALAAARQAVALDPDNPQALIQESRLLFGMGRVKEALKVAEKARHRAPRDALVNSTWGFLQLARGRTHQAHRAFQEAIAQDSTLGEPHLGLGLALFRRNQTAAAIEEMRKATLLEPKVSLYNSYLGKAYFEIRDDRMARKYFAQAKQLDPRDPTPHFYEALRLQSVNRPVAAVQNLQKSIELNENRAIYRSKLLLDEDLATRDTSLARVYEDLGFDQLAQIEASKSLTLNPANYSAHRFLSDSYATRPRHEIARVSELLQAQLLQPLNINPVQPSLNETNLRMINGFDTSTLNEYTSLFERDRTQVLISGIAGNNTTLADEIVLSGLQGPISYSLGQFHYETEGFRANNDLKHDIFNLFTQVALTTHLNVQAEFRRRKTSMGDLSLKADGSYDNEFHSTTQQDIARLGAHFSPSFQSDFIVSAFYSDRDEGNNVTDKGYQTEAQHLFHTDQFNLTTGVGIYDIDHQGKWALTAKEQDAYFNINVAVPENIIWTLGLGYVSFKQSKEQFLDIDQLNPKFGLQWAITENVGLRLASFKTLKPRLIVQQTIAPTQIAGFNQFFDAPNGTTAESQGIGLDFRFADGVYGGLEGVQRDLQIPIFNASSGVFDFFDGREKAYLGYLYWTPHPHWAIRSEYRFDRFSAEGIVNLPFDLHLFGAYQVDTNRLPLIVRYFSPSGVFGEISLTYVYQKAKIDGVPFNETGELFVGSNKFILVDTAVGYRLPKRQGILSLEIKNLLDRNFHYEEISSQLSPEPGNPLSIPQRLIFAKFTLNF